In Topomyia yanbarensis strain Yona2022 chromosome 2, ASM3024719v1, whole genome shotgun sequence, one DNA window encodes the following:
- the LOC131684485 gene encoding large ribosomal subunit protein mL65, with translation MLLPHLRHNVQIMFRNTAGLRYQSTRALAKREDEYTDRPEYPPIYELSFKAKKKREAAQWHDKIKQLSSVEEKLFEINMPKYYGYKAHMITDQKFPYNVLPLAQYATRTHLIEGKLPQTYDKMSEISKSLLDEIRGEVEDVLGFELHGYRRQELSKENMSPEKREEIVTSALLKGLHRVLTNNLSSVYAHMNELEVDYDPRHEAFWFLGGISPPSLVRKIKEGIKWQKPYANDPYDRKMQYVGQPYLALRHRYPLEPFIQDNLNTLDLKQEDALIPDFKYDPTTVGYQTEQRHATTIPGFWPGDQHEFGMISFQRRSHTLVRETYCAINDVQEALHSQGILASYAWLLGQACYQGFSVFNDVTYPLSAQTVITDGKHWSFYAYQLNTVLLHSDQVDSNPRFNRCWGTKELQLFEHIDESGKIHGLNEDVLLHLISFYVNAPKVREGIEMKPYLCKTEPRVADIVEENRRTFMEMTYKHRTSNRPRHRPDPELYQWEKIYKVDHNTRPMEAKRRPFELNQNMYKRRMDEHALKYIPRKVRPNGPKSLPKFEATYYPNVRR, from the exons ATGCTGCTACCACACCTGCGTCACAATGTTCAGATCATGTTTCGGAATACCGCTGGTCTTCGGTACCAGTCGACGAGGGCACTGGCGAAACGGGAAGATGAGTATACCGACAGGCCGGAATACCCGCCGATTTACGAGCTGAGCTTCAAGGCGAAGAAAAAACGTGAGGCAGCACAGTGGCACGATAAAATCAAACAGTTGAGTAGCGTGGAAGAGAAACTATTCGAGATCAACATGCCAAAGTACTATGGATACAAGGCGCACATGATTACGGACCAAAAGTTTCCCTACAATGTGCTGCCGCTGGCGCAATACGCAACCAGAACTCATTTAATCGAAGGGAAGCTACCGCAAACGTATGATAAAATGAGTGAGATCTCGAAGAGCTTACTAGACGAGATACGCGGAGAAGTGGAAGACGTACTGGGATTTGAACTACATGGATACAG GCGCCAAGAGCTCAGTAAGGAAAATATGTCTCCTGAGAAACGGGAGGAAATTGTAACATCAGCGCTTCTAAAGGGCCTCCATCGAGTTCTGACCAATAACTTATCAAGCGTATATGCCCATATGAATGAACTAGAGGTAGACTATGATCCTAGACATGAGGCTTTTTGGTTTCTAGGGGGCATATCTCCTCCATCGCTAGTTCGAAAAATTAAGGAAGGAATCAAATGGCAAAAACCATACGCAAATGATCCCTATGATCGCAAAATGCAATATGTTGGCCAACCATATTTGGCACTAAGGCACAGATATCCACTGGAACCTTTTATTCAGGATAATTTAAACACCCTCGATCTAAAGCAGGAGGATGCTCTAATTCCTGATTTTAAGTACGACCCTACTACGGTTGGCTATCAAACGGAACAGCGACATGCCACGACGATTCCAGGGTTTTGGCCAGGGGATCAACATGAATTCGGTATGATTTCATTCCAACGCCGAAGTCACACTCTAGTACGCGAAACATACTGCGCTATAAACGACGTGCAAGAAGCTCTACATTCACAAGGAATTTTAGCTAGCTACGCGTGGTTACTCGGGCAGGCGTGCTATCAAGGGTTTTCTGTCTTTAATGACGTAACCTACCCACTTTCGGCACAAACCGTTATCACTGATGGTAAACATTGGTCGTTCTATGCATATCAGTTAAATACAGTTCTGCTGCATTCGGATCAGGTTGATTCGAACCCACGATTCAACCGCTGCTGGGGAACGAAAGAATTGCAGCTTTTCGAACACATTGATGAAAGCGGCAAGATCCACGGACTCAACGAAGATGTTCTATTGCACTTGATATCTTTCTATGTCAACGCTCCAAAGGTGCGAGAAGGGATTGAGATGAAACCTTATCTATGCAAAACTGAGCCACGCGTCGCAGATATTGTCGAAGAAAACCGACGTACATTCATGGAGATGACGTACAAGCACCGCACCTCGAATCGTCCTCGTCACAGACCAGATCCAGAACTTTACCAGTGGGAAAAGATTTACAAGGTGGACCATAATACTAGACCAATGGAAGCGAAAAGACGACCTTTCGAGCTCAATCAGAACATGTACAAACGTAGGATGGATGAGCACGCACTGAAGTATATTCCTCGCAAGGTACGACCGAATGGCCCAAAAAGCTTGCCCAAGTTTGAGGCCACCTACTATCCAAATGTTAGGCGATGA
- the LOC131684488 gene encoding regulator of nonsense transcripts 1 homolog translates to MSVDTYDGAVGSQTLTFLDTEENDLIGADTQGTDFDFRDFTIPSQSQTLASQLEHLAGGSGSQLNGFGRRLGSDASKVAGITSAIGELQFEEDEDDAVVKSQELPPHACRYCGIHEPSTVVMCNICKKWFCNGRGSTSGSHIVNHLVRAKHREVTLHGDGPLGETVLECYSCGVRNVFVLGFIPAKADSVVVLLCRQPCAAQNSIKDMNWDQEQWKPLIADRCFLFWLVKVPTEQEQLRARQVSAAQINKLEELWKENVDATFQDLEKPGIDKEPSPVQFRYVDGYQYQNIFGPLVKLEADYDKRLKESQTQENIEIRWDTGLNKKTIAYFTLAKNDGDMKLMHGDELRLRYTGELHKPWSCVGHVIKVPDNYGEDVGLELKHNHQAPIECTSHFAVDFIWKGTSFDRMQMALRKFAVDDNSVSNYIYSRLLGHGRQDGSDDVTFRINNLPKHFSAPNLPDLNRSQVYAVKHALQRPLSLIQGPPGTGKTVTSATIVYQLVRLNGGPILVCAPSNTAVDQLTEKIHRTNLKVVRVCAKSREAIDSPVSFLALHNQIRNMEQNTDLKKLQQLKDETGELSSSDEKRYRMLKKQAERELLEAADVICCTCVGAGDPRLQRIKFSSILIDESMQSTEPECMVPVVLGAKQLILVGDHCQLGPVVMCKKAAKAGLSQSLFERLVVLGIRPFRLEVQYRMHPELSQFPSNFFYEGSLQNGVCAEERKLKVDFPWPSPDTPMFFLVTQGQEEIAGSGTSYLNRTEASNVEKITTRFLKAGVKPEQIGIITPYEGQRAYLVQYMQYQGSLHSKLYQEIEIASVDAFQGREKDIIIMSCVRSNEHQGIGFLNDPRRLNVALTRAKYGIIIVGNPKVLSKQQLWNHLLNFYKDKKVLVEGSLNNLKESMIQFTKPKKIVNTLNPGSHFMNTIMYDAKEAGYFERNHHGAGFSGSSFGNPGPVGSMMNGPRNPPLDMFTRTHDPISYISPERAQAAINNMPVPVGMFMNMSNVPPRFFQQQQAMQAAKQTRRIKPAVGAIGTKPKQRPIGPPSSQNQHTPGPIGSGSVTQGMSQNMSQPGFSLSQQPDFSQDYMAEYQSQVDGLLSQDSTFGPSQSTATDRLVFDLPPNQFSQPY, encoded by the exons ATGAGTGTTGACACCTACGATGGTGCGGTTGGTTCCCAAACGTTAACGTTCCTGGACACCGAAGAAAATGACTTGATCGGAGCAGACACCCAGGGAACGGATTTCGATTTTCGTGACTTTACCATTCCGTCCCAGAGCCAGACGTTAGCGTCCCAGTTAGAACATCTTGCAGGTGGATCCGGGAGTCAG CTCAACGGATTTGGGCGTCGACTGGGCTCGGATGCGTCGAAGGTTGCCGGTATTACAAGCGCCATCGGTGAACTCCAGTTCGAGGAAGACGAGGATGATGCGGTTGTGAAAAGTCAGGAACTTCCCCCGCACGCATGTCGCTATTGTGGCATTCACGAACCAAGCACAGTTGTGATGTGCAACATCTGCAAGAAGTGGTTTTGCAATGGTCGCGGGAGCACTTCCGGGTCCCACATCGTAAACCATCTGGTCCGAGCGAAACATCGTGAAGTTACGCTGCACGGTGATGGGCCACTCGGAGAGACCGTGCTGGAGTGCTACTCGTGCGGTGTACGGAATGTTTTCGTTTTGGGTTTCATCCCTGCCAAAGCCGACTCGGTTGTTGTGCTGCTGTGCAG ACAACCATGTGCAGCTCAAAACTCCATTAAAGACATGAACTGGGACCAAGAACAATGGAAACCTCTCATAGCCGACCGATGTTTCTTGTTCTGGCTCGTGAAGGTTCCCACCGAGCAAGAGCAACTGCGAGCCCGCCAGGTTTCAGCAGCGCAGATTAACAAGCTAGAAGAGTTATGGAAGGAAAACGTGGATGCAACATTCCAAGATCTGGAGAAACCCGGTATCGATAAGGAACCGTCGCCGGTGCAGTTTCGTTATGTTGATGGCTACCAATATCAGAATATTTTCGGTCCTCTGGTAAAGCTCGAAGCAGATTATGACAAGCGTCTGAAGGAAAGCCAGACACAAGAGAATATTGAAATTCGATGGGACACCGGATTAAACAAGAAAACGATTGCCTACTTTACACTGGCGAAGAACGATGGCGACATGAAACTGATGCATGGTGATGAGTTAAGATTGAGATATACAGGCGAACTGCACAAACCTTGGAGCTGTGTAGGCCATGTGATTAAAGTTCCCGATAATTACGGAGAAGATGTTGGACTTGAATTGAAACATAATCATCAGGCACCAATCGAGTGCACTTCACATTTTGCGGTAGATTTTATCTGGAAAGGTACTTCTTTCGATCGCATGCAGATGGCGTTAAGAAAGTTTGCAGTGGATGATAACAGCGTTTCTAACTATATCTACTCGCGGCTGTTGGGACACGGTCGTCAAGATGGTTCCGATGATGTTACATTCCGTATCAACAATTTGCCCAAGCACTTCAGTGCTCCGAATTTGCCTGACTTGAACCGTTCCCAGGTGTATGCCGTGAAGCACGCCTTGCAACGTCCTCTCAGCTTGATACAAGGGCCGCCCGGAACTGGTAAAACCGTTACATCAGCTACCATCGTCTATCAGCTGGTGCGTCTGAATGGTGGACCGATCCTCGTATGTGCACCAAGTAATACCGCCGTTGATCAGTTGACAGAGAAAATTCATCGTACCAATTTGAAAGTGGTTCGCGTTTGTGCTAAGTCTCGCGAAGCTATCGATTCCCCGGTTAGTTTTCTGGCTCTGCACAATCAAATTCGTAACATGGAACAAAATACGGACTTAAAGAAACTGCAACAACTGAAGGACGAAACCGGCGAGTTAAGTTCGTCAGACGAGAAACGCTATCGCATGCTAAAGAAACAAGCTGAGCGCGAGTTGCTGGAAGCGGCTGACGTTATCTGTTGTACATGCGTTGGAGCTGGTGATCCGAGACTACAACGCATTAAGTTCAGCTCAATCTTAATTGACGAATCAATGCAATCAACGGAACCTGAGTGCATGGTCCCTGTAGTGCTAGGAGCCAAACAATTGATTCTTGTTGGAGATCATTGCCAGCTAGGACCGGTTGTGATGTGTAAAAAGGCAGCTAAGGCAGGGCTTTCGCAAAGTTTATTCGAGCGTCTTGTCGTGCTAGGCATTCGTCCGTTCCGTTTGGAAGTACAATACCGCATGCATCCCGAGCTGTCCCAGTTTCCATCAAATTTCTTTTACGAAGGCAGCCTGCAAAATGGGGTCTGTGCAGAGGAACGAAAGTTAAAAGTTGATTTTCCATGGCCGTCACCGGACACCCCAATGTTCTTTTTAGTGACTCAAGGCCAGGAGGAAATCGCTGGTTCAGGAACATCCTATTTAAATCGCACGGAAGCCTCAAACGTAGAAAAAATTACCACCCGTTTCTTGAAGGCTGGCGTCAAGCCGGAACAGATCGGCATCATTACACCTTACGAAGGTCAGCGTGCCTATTTGGTACAATACATGCAGTATCAAGGGTCGTTGCATTCCAAGTTATACCAGGAGATCGAAATCGCCAGTGTGGATGCTTTTCAGGGTAGAGAGAAAGATATCATCATCATGTCCTGCGTTCGTTCCAATGAGCACCAGGGAATCGGCTTCCTCAACGATCCAAGAAGATTGAATGTGGCTTTAACTCGAGCCAAATATGGCATAATCATCGTCGGAAATCCAAAAGTTTTGTCCAAGCAGCAGTTGTGGAATCATTTGTTGAACTTCTACAAAGACAAAAAAGTACTGGTGGAAGGGTCTTTGAACAACTTGAAGGAGTCAATGATTCAATTCACGAAACCGAAAAAGATTGTCAACACATTGAACCCTGGTTCACACTTTATGAATACTATTATGTATGATGCTAAGGAAGCGGGTTACTTTGAAAGAAATCATCACGGCGCAGGCTTCTCCGGAAGTTCATTCGGTAATCCAG GTCCTGTCGGAAGCATGATGAACGGACCGAGAAATCCGCCATTGGACATGTTCACACGCACTCACGACCCGATCAGTTACATTTCCCCGGAGCGTGCCCAGGCAGCAATAAACAACATGCCTGTGCCGGTCGGAATGTTTATGAACATGTCGAATGTTCCGCCGCGGTTCTTCCAGCAGCAACAGGCAATGCAGGCGGCAAAACAAACCCGTCGCATCAAACCCGCAGTCGGCGCCATCGGCACTAAACCGAAACAACGCCCAATCGGTCCGCCGTCAAGCCAGAACCAGCACACACCCGGCCCGATCGGTTCCGGTTCAGTGACCCAGGGAATGTCCCAAAACATGTCCCAGCCGGGTTTCAGCCTCTCGCAGCAGCCGGATTTCTCCCAGGACTATATGGCCGAGTACCAGTCACAGGTGGATGGACTGTTGTCCCAAGACTCAACTTTCGGTCCGAGTCAGTCTACAGCCACCGATCGTTTGGTGTTTGACCTACCACCGAATCAGTTCTCGCAGCCATATTGA